One Thiocapsa sp. genomic window carries:
- the alaS gene encoding alanine--tRNA ligase, with the protein MTTSAELRASFLDYFAQRDHERVPSSPLVPGNDPTLLFTNAGMVQFKEVFLGRERRAYNRAVSSQRCVRAGGKHNDLENVGYTARHHTFFEMLGNFSFGDYFKREAIEFAWDYLTRVLALPPERLWITVYTEDDEAADIWLKEIGADASRFSRCGAKDNFWSMGETGPCGPCSEIFYDHGPEIPGGPPGSPDEDGDRYVEIWNLVFMQYNRDAEGNLTPLPRPSVDTGMGLERLAAVMQGVHSNYEIDLFVRLIDAAARFTGCADRENKSLRVIADHIRSAAFLITDGVTPGNEGRGYVLRRIMRRAIRHGYQLGCTTPFFHRLVSPLVAEMGAAYPELVAAREHVERIIMLEEERFAETLEHGMRLLDEAIAGMSDARISGETVFKLYDTFGFPTDLTADIARERGLSLDMNGFEQAMAQQRERARAASQFGGAAALEIDVQGETEFCGYERLQEEATVVAIYSADGSRDQLAAGEEGLVVLDLTPFYGESGGQLGDRGWLVGEGGRFEVLDAQKKGEGAVCHLGRVDEGVLSVGDRVDARVDGERRRATALNHSATHLLHAALRHVLGEHVQQKGSLVGPERLRFDFSHYEGVSREQLLEIERMVNREVRENHFVETRIMNLDDAKASGATALFGEKYSEQVRVLRMGDFSTELCGGTHVKAVGDIGLVKIIGESGIASGVRRIEAVTGATALDWIEADEDRLIRLAGLLKGGREDIDQRVVALLERSRRLEKELEQLKAKLASSAGQDLASQAVLIDGIKVLAARLEGADSKALRVTLDQLKDKLGSAVVVLATEGDGKVSLIAGVTKDLTDRLKAGDLIREVAEKVGGKGGGRPDMAQAGGNDPAGLPAALALVDGWVRQRV; encoded by the coding sequence ATGACTACGAGTGCAGAGCTTCGAGCGAGTTTTCTCGACTATTTCGCGCAACGCGATCACGAACGCGTGCCGTCCAGCCCCTTGGTGCCGGGCAATGACCCGACCCTGCTCTTCACCAATGCCGGGATGGTGCAGTTCAAGGAGGTCTTTCTCGGGCGCGAGCGGCGCGCCTACAACCGCGCGGTCAGCTCGCAGCGGTGCGTGCGTGCCGGCGGCAAGCACAACGATCTGGAGAACGTCGGCTACACCGCGCGGCATCACACCTTCTTCGAGATGCTCGGCAACTTCAGCTTCGGCGACTATTTCAAGCGCGAGGCGATCGAGTTCGCCTGGGACTATCTGACCCGGGTTCTGGCCCTGCCGCCCGAGCGGCTCTGGATCACGGTCTACACCGAAGACGACGAGGCCGCCGACATCTGGCTGAAGGAGATCGGCGCCGACGCCTCGCGCTTCTCGCGTTGCGGGGCGAAGGACAACTTCTGGTCCATGGGCGAGACCGGACCCTGCGGCCCCTGCTCGGAGATCTTCTACGATCACGGCCCCGAGATCCCCGGGGGGCCGCCCGGCTCGCCGGACGAGGACGGCGACCGCTACGTGGAGATCTGGAACCTGGTCTTCATGCAGTACAACCGCGACGCCGAGGGCAATCTGACCCCGCTGCCGCGCCCGTCCGTGGATACCGGGATGGGGCTCGAGCGCCTCGCCGCGGTCATGCAGGGCGTGCACAGCAACTACGAGATCGATCTGTTCGTGCGTCTCATCGACGCGGCGGCACGCTTCACCGGTTGCGCCGATCGCGAGAACAAGTCGCTGCGCGTCATCGCCGACCATATCCGCTCCGCGGCCTTCCTGATCACCGACGGGGTGACGCCCGGCAACGAGGGCAGGGGCTATGTCCTGCGTCGCATCATGCGTCGGGCCATTCGGCACGGCTACCAGCTCGGTTGCACCACGCCCTTTTTCCATCGACTGGTGTCGCCGCTCGTCGCCGAGATGGGAGCGGCCTACCCGGAGCTGGTCGCCGCTCGCGAGCATGTCGAGCGCATCATCATGCTCGAGGAAGAGCGCTTCGCCGAGACCCTCGAGCACGGCATGCGCCTGCTCGACGAGGCCATCGCGGGCATGAGCGATGCGCGGATCTCCGGCGAGACCGTCTTCAAGCTCTACGACACCTTCGGCTTCCCGACCGACCTGACCGCCGATATCGCCCGCGAGCGTGGGCTGTCTCTGGATATGAACGGCTTCGAGCAGGCGATGGCGCAGCAGCGCGAGCGCGCACGCGCCGCCAGCCAGTTCGGCGGCGCGGCCGCTCTCGAGATCGATGTGCAGGGCGAGACCGAGTTTTGCGGCTACGAGCGCCTGCAAGAGGAGGCGACGGTCGTCGCCATCTACTCCGCCGATGGCTCCCGCGATCAGCTCGCCGCAGGCGAGGAAGGTCTGGTCGTCCTGGATCTCACGCCCTTCTATGGGGAGTCCGGCGGCCAGCTCGGCGATCGCGGCTGGCTCGTCGGCGAGGGCGGCCGCTTCGAGGTGCTGGATGCGCAGAAGAAAGGCGAGGGCGCTGTGTGTCATCTCGGCCGCGTCGACGAGGGTGTCCTGAGCGTCGGCGATCGGGTCGACGCACGCGTCGACGGCGAGCGGCGGCGCGCAACGGCGTTGAACCACTCGGCCACCCATTTGCTGCATGCGGCCTTACGTCACGTCCTGGGCGAGCATGTGCAGCAGAAGGGCTCGCTCGTCGGTCCGGAGCGACTGCGCTTCGACTTCTCGCACTACGAGGGGGTCTCGCGCGAGCAGCTGCTGGAGATCGAACGGATGGTCAACCGCGAGGTCCGCGAGAATCATTTCGTCGAGACCCGGATCATGAACCTCGACGATGCCAAGGCGTCCGGGGCCACGGCGCTCTTCGGCGAGAAATATTCCGAGCAGGTGCGCGTGCTGCGCATGGGAGACTTCTCCACCGAGCTGTGCGGCGGCACCCATGTGAAGGCCGTCGGCGATATCGGTCTGGTCAAGATCATCGGCGAGAGCGGCATCGCCTCCGGGGTGCGACGGATCGAAGCCGTGACCGGTGCGACCGCGCTCGACTGGATCGAGGCCGACGAGGATCGGCTCATCCGCCTTGCCGGACTGCTCAAGGGCGGACGCGAGGACATCGATCAGCGGGTCGTTGCGCTGCTCGAACGCAGTCGTCGGCTCGAAAAGGAGCTCGAGCAGCTCAAGGCCAAGCTCGCCAGCTCCGCCGGTCAGGATCTGGCGTCGCAGGCGGTGCTGATCGATGGCATCAAGGTACTCGCTGCGCGCCTGGAAGGGGCCGATTCCAAGGCCCTGCGCGTCACGCTCGATCAGCTCAAAGACAAGCTCGGCTCGGCCGTCGTCGTTCTCGCAACCGAGGGCGACGGCAAGGTCAGCTTGATCGCCGGGGTGACCAAGGATCTCACCGACCGCCTGAAGGCCGGCGATCTGATCCGCGAGGTCG